The following coding sequences are from one Solea solea chromosome 11, fSolSol10.1, whole genome shotgun sequence window:
- the LOC131468029 gene encoding acidic mammalian chitinase-like, protein MNKFILIAGLCLTISSLACSSKLVCYVTSWSVYRQTLGRFTTSNIDPNLCTHLIFAFADMSNNQLVARNSDDEIYLNDLSLLREKNPHLPVLVAIGGAVFDNNKFINMASHPESRKTFIESTIKFLRDRDFNGINLDWEFPQSAHKDMFSILCQDLYKAFVAEATLNGLPRLLVTAAVTAYKPYIDNGYDVPFISIYLDFINVMTFDMHGVWDGVTGHHSPLYKRPEYNGNSAFKNAEYAMTYWRDSGAPAAKLIMGFAAYGRTFTLSTSNNDFGAPISGAGQAGPYTKAPGFWAYYEVCDHLKTGTVMWSEEQKVPYGIKETQWVGYDDKMSIDYKVDFIKEKNFGGGFVWSLDLDDFNGAFCDLGKYPLVQHLHNLLIEPLSTTMTTCTTTCTTITPTTTTSTTTTHTSTTPTSSITTTTTPTPTPTTTTTPTPTPTPTTTPTPTTTTTTSDDSNFCDGKKNGQYAIPGSPGSYYNCGDEITHIQHCFTNLIFSESCHCCTWP, encoded by the exons ATGAACAAGTTCATTCTGATTGCGG GTCTGTGCTTGACCATCAGCAGCTTGG CTTGTTCCTCAAAACTGGTGTGTTACGTCACCAGCTGGTCCGTCTACCGACAGACGCTGGGAAGATTCACCACTTCGAACATCGATCCAAACCTGTGCACCCATCTGATCTTTGCCTTCGCCGACATGAGTAACAATCAGCTGGTGGCCAGAAACTCCGATGACGAGATATACTTAAATGATTTAAGTCTGTTAAGAGAAAA AAATCCTCACCTACCAGTCCTTGTGGCAATTGGAGGCGCTGTGTTTGACAATAATAA ATTCATCAACATGGCATCACACCCAGAAAGTAGAAAAACTTTCATTGAGTCTACAATTAAATTCCTGAGAGATAGAGACTTTAATGGGATCAACCTGGACTGGGAATTTCCTCAAAGCGCACACAAAGACATGTTTTCAATACTGTGCCAG GATTTGTACAAAGCCTTTGTTGCAGAGGCAACGCTAAATGGCCTTCCCAGACTGCTGGTCACAGCTGCCGTGACTGCTTACAAACCATACATTGATAACGGTTATGATGTTCCATTCATTTCCAT TTACCTGGATTTCATAAATGTAATGACATTTGATATGCACGGTGTATGGGACGGAGTCACAGGACATCATAGTCCTTTGTACAAGAGACCTGAGTACAATGGAAATTCTGCATTCAAAAATGCT GAATATGCAATGACATACTGGAGGGACAGCGGTGCACCTGCTGCAAAGCTCATTATGGGATTTGCTGCATATGGACGAACATTCACACTGTCCACTTCCAACAATGACTTCGGAGCGCCAATCAGTGGAGCAGGTCAGGCAGGCCCTTACACCAAGGCGCCAGGCTTCTGGGCCTACTATGAG GTGTGTGACCATCTTaaaacagggactgtaatgtgGTCTGAAGAACAGAAAGTTCCATATGGCATAAAAGAAACTCAGTGGGTTGGATACGATGATAAGATGAGCATTGATTATAAG GTGGACTTCATAAAAGAAAAGAACTTTGGCGGAGGCTTTGTTTGGTCTCTGGACTTGGATGATTTCAACGGGGCCTTCTGTGATTTGGGCAAATATCCCCTTGTCCAACATCTGCATAATCTTCTAATAG AGCCTTTGTCAACTACCATGACCACCTGCACCACCACCTGCACCACCatcacccccaccaccaccacctccaccaccaccacccacaccTCCACCActcccacctcctccatcaccaccaccaccactcccactcccactcccaccaccaccaccactcccactcccactcccactcccaccaccactcccactcccaccaccaccacgacaACTTCTGATGACAGCAATTTCTGCGATGGAAAGAAAAATGGACAATATGCCATTCCCGGTTCTCCAGGTTCTTACTACAACTGTGGGGATGAGATCACTCACATTCAACATTGCTTTACCAACTTAATCTTCTCAGAGTCCTGCCACTGCTGTACCTGGCCATAA